Part of the Candidatus Binatus sp. genome is shown below.
ATGATCGGGCGGAACTTGGATGCGCCACGTTCGCACTTGACTAACTGAAAAATCAGCAACCCTTCTAGAAGGACAAGCCATGTCTGCGACCACATTCCGCGCGATGCTGTACTCCAAATCGGAGTGCCTAGAGCAAAGGCGCCAGCGATGAAAGCACTCCATCCGCGGGGCAGCATGTATAGTCCTGTCGCGAAGATCACAACCGTCAGAAGGGCCATCAGAAATGCCGCGAGCGTCTTTTGAATCCGTAAGTCGCCCTGCTCGTCGTAGGTATTGTCTGGCCGGAACGTGTGCCATCCAGCTCGATTCGCTACGGCGACAAATGGGACTGATAGTACTGAACTGCCGTTCGGGAAAAGGTACACTACATGGCCATTTATTCTGCCGATCTGATAAGTCTCGCCATCGACTGCGTTTAGCTTATCCGGAGGAGCGCCATTTTTAGGAGTCTCGACCGGGCCCGGAAAAACATACCGATCAAGGAAGGTGCTGTGGTAACGTATCAGGTTTTCGCTTAACAGCATCGAGTATTGTGAGTCGCCGGATTGAAGAACCGGGGAGAGCCAGAAGACGAGGAAGGCAATCGCTAGAATCAGTCCTCCTTCGATTGCCGCAGTTGTTTTCGCGCCCATCATTCGCGCTGTGTGTTCGCCTTTAGTGGCGGGTCAGCGCGCCGGCGGCGCCGAGCGCGGTGGAGGCGTCGAGGAGGCATTGCTCGGTCGTCGGCCAATCGATGCACGGGTCGGTGACTGACACGCCGTATTTGAGCTTGGTGCGATCGGAGCTGAGCGGCTGGTTGCCCGCTTCGATATTGCTCTCGAGCATCGCGCCCATGATCGCGCGGCTGCCGGCGCGTACCTGGTCGATCAGCGTCCGCAGCACCGCGGGCTGTTTGGTGAAGTCCTTGCTCGTCTGCGCGTGCGAGCAATCCACCATCATGCGCGGCTCCAGCGCGGCGCTGGCGAGCATCAGGCGGCATTCCTCGATGCTGGCGGCGTCGTAATTCGGCTTGCGTCCGCCGCGGAGCACAACGTGCGTATCGGGATTTCCCGAGGTGCGAATCACAGCCGAGATTCCGTCCTGGGTGATGCCGAGAAAGGAATGCGGCCGGCGCGCTGATTGAATTGCGTTGATCGCGACCTGCAGATTTCCTTCGGTCGTGTTCTTGAATCCGACCGGCATCGAGAGTCCGCTCGCCATCTCGCGATGGGTCTGCGACTCGGTCGTGCGCGCACCGATCGCGGCCCACGCGACCAGGTCCGCGATATATTGCGGTGTGATCGGATCGAGCAGTTCGGTCCCCGCCGCCAGCCCCATCCGGTTTATTTCGATCAACAGTCGGCGTGCGATGCGCAACCCTTCACGCATATCGCAGCTTTCGTCCATGTGCGGATCGTTGATGAGCCCCTTCCATCCCACGGTCGTGCGCGGCTTTTCGAAGTACACGCGCATGATCAGGTAGAGCCGATCCGCGGTGGCGTTCTTCAGCTTCGCCAGCCGCCGGGCATAATCGATCGCCGCGTCGGGGTCGTGTATGGAACATGGTCCGACGATGCACAGCATCCGGCGGTCCCGCCCCGCCAGGATTGCGCGAATAGTCTCGCGCGCCTCGACTACGGTCCGCGCAATTTCCTCGTCCACCGGCATCTCGTTTTTGAGCAGATGCGGCGCGATCAGCGGTTCGGCGGCGAGAACGTGGAGGTCCTGAATTTGACGCATAGGTGGCCCTTATTTTTATCCGAAAGGACGCGGCTAACAAAGCCGCTGCCTATTGGGCATAATACCGTCGGATCGAATCCTTGGACCTGACGCAGAATGCCGTGATGGAAGAGGGCGAACCGCAACCGAGCTCAGAAGGGCGGCGCAACCGCGGCGAACCGCCTGCAGTCGGCCGTCGGCCGCGACTGCTGCGCATCAGGCTGTGGCAGGCGATCGCGGGGATGTCGGTTGCAATCGCACTCGCGTCCCTTATCGTGATATCCGAACTCGCCGGCTCGCTCGCACGACGCACCAACTATGTGAATCGCCGGGTAGCGGCGCTGAATGCGACCGTCCGCGCTCTGCGCCGCCAGAGGGCGGTCACGCAGCGCAAACTCGGTTCCGAGCACGAACGCGCCACCGTGGGCGAGGTGTTTGAGAAAATCCTTTTCGCGCCAGACCTTCGCACTATCAAACTCGCCGCGCCCGCCGGCAACGATAAGGAAAAAGACAAATCGATCGCGCAATCCGGCGGCCCCGGTCTCCCCTCCGGGCGGCTCGCCATGAGCGAGTCGGCCGGCGCTGCGATGCTCGAAGCGAACGGACTCAAGCCAACCGGCGCCTTCGAGGTTTACCGCATCTGGTGGATGCCGAAACGCGGCGCGCCTGTTTGGGCCGCGGATTTTCTGGTCGGCGACGACGGCGTTGCCACGGTGCCAGTGGATTTGCCGCCCGGGCACGGGAAAGAACCGTCGCTCAGCGTCACGCTGGAGAATGAATCATACAGCGAGGCTCCCGCTGGCCCGATCGCGCTCAAAGGTGAAGCCCCGCCGGTACCGGGAGCAGTTCAGAGCCCGCGCAAATCGCGACGATGATCGCTGAGTCCGGCCGTGAGCGGAACCGAATCAGTCGGCGGCGGCGAACTCGAGCAGGACCGCTATGCCCATGGCGCCGAGCGCAACCAGCTCGATGGTCATATCGGTGTTGGTCCAGAGGTAATAGACGCCGAAGCCGAATGCCGCCATGCTGAACAATCGTCGCATCCCGATATCCTCGCCTACAGTCTGCGCCATCCTCGCGCCGCGCCAATCCTGAACGAAGAAGACGACCAAATGACATAACCAAACGGCGGGGGATTGTAGTATGAATGCCTCGGCTAATCAAAGCAGTCGCCGGCGCTTGAGGCGGGCAACGATTTTCCCTCGGTCGGGGGGGGGCTTTACTTCGATCATCAATATGCGTAAATTGGCGTTCGGCGGCGCTTTGCGGCGCGGCCTGTGGAAATTTCGCCTCAGAATCCTCACATAGCCGTTGACACGGTCCGGATTAAGAGAGTACAGTTTCCTTTCGCCCCAAAAGGGTTGGTCTTTGAAAACTGAATA
Proteins encoded:
- a CDS encoding anti-sigma factor, which translates into the protein MDLTQNAVMEEGEPQPSSEGRRNRGEPPAVGRRPRLLRIRLWQAIAGMSVAIALASLIVISELAGSLARRTNYVNRRVAALNATVRALRRQRAVTQRKLGSEHERATVGEVFEKILFAPDLRTIKLAAPAGNDKEKDKSIAQSGGPGLPSGRLAMSESAGAAMLEANGLKPTGAFEVYRIWWMPKRGAPVWAADFLVGDDGVATVPVDLPPGHGKEPSLSVTLENESYSEAPAGPIALKGEAPPVPGAVQSPRKSRR
- a CDS encoding 3-deoxy-7-phosphoheptulonate synthase; the encoded protein is MRQIQDLHVLAAEPLIAPHLLKNEMPVDEEIARTVVEARETIRAILAGRDRRMLCIVGPCSIHDPDAAIDYARRLAKLKNATADRLYLIMRVYFEKPRTTVGWKGLINDPHMDESCDMREGLRIARRLLIEINRMGLAAGTELLDPITPQYIADLVAWAAIGARTTESQTHREMASGLSMPVGFKNTTEGNLQVAINAIQSARRPHSFLGITQDGISAVIRTSGNPDTHVVLRGGRKPNYDAASIEECRLMLASAALEPRMMVDCSHAQTSKDFTKQPAVLRTLIDQVRAGSRAIMGAMLESNIEAGNQPLSSDRTKLKYGVSVTDPCIDWPTTEQCLLDASTALGAAGALTRH